In one Arenibacter antarcticus genomic region, the following are encoded:
- the ftsZ gene encoding cell division protein FtsZ — MSKNTEFENISFDLPKNQSNVIKVIGVGGGGSNAINHMFQAGINGVDFIICNTDSQALDNSPVPYKIQLGVSLTEGLGAGANPEVGEQAAIESMEEIKAMLDTTTKMIFITAGMGGGTGTGAAPVIAKMAKEMDVLTVGIVTMPFLFEGKMRCQQAQLGIEKLRANVDSLIVINNNKLREVYGNLGFKAGFSKADEVLATAARGIAEVITHHYTQNIDLRDAKTVLSNSGTAIMGSATASGSSRANEAIMSALDSPLLNDNKITGAKNVLLLIVSGSQEITIDEIGEINDHIQNEAGFGANIIMGVGEDEGLGEAIAVTVIATGFNIDQQDDIVNTETKKIIHTLEDEQKAEQVLTSKQVVHQLVEEVEEIKPVAVKKEEVQQKSNMDLIPTSNYIKNFNVFYEEVIAEPADNDFIFINATEEIRDIDVVDPTVVPNKAIAEDQFEFSFDMPLAKKPVEEEEEQHTITFDLEEEVKEMKVRDHVEVVPVLEYNKNGEKRYSLDDYMELEDKLTGAKSKSDKSDSLPVDEELVFRRKTVEEEAPAPVRARPEEIDPINTPLESLLKERADERRRKLKDFNYKFQNSLNNLEEISKQPAYKRQGINLNDNPRENKVSRMSLGEDSNDDIQLRSNNSYLHDNVD; from the coding sequence ATGAGCAAGAACACAGAATTTGAAAATATATCCTTTGATTTACCCAAGAATCAAAGTAACGTAATAAAGGTCATTGGCGTTGGTGGTGGAGGTAGTAATGCTATCAATCACATGTTCCAGGCCGGAATAAATGGGGTAGATTTTATTATTTGCAACACGGATTCGCAGGCTTTGGATAACAGCCCTGTGCCCTATAAGATTCAGCTAGGGGTTTCATTGACCGAAGGATTGGGGGCTGGTGCCAACCCAGAGGTAGGTGAACAGGCTGCTATAGAGAGCATGGAAGAAATAAAGGCCATGTTGGATACCACTACAAAAATGATATTCATTACTGCCGGTATGGGCGGGGGAACAGGTACTGGTGCTGCCCCTGTTATTGCCAAGATGGCTAAGGAAATGGATGTTCTTACCGTAGGGATCGTCACCATGCCGTTTTTATTTGAAGGTAAAATGCGTTGCCAACAAGCTCAGTTGGGAATAGAGAAATTACGTGCCAATGTAGATTCCTTAATTGTCATCAATAATAACAAACTTAGGGAAGTATATGGTAATCTTGGGTTTAAGGCCGGCTTTTCCAAAGCAGATGAGGTCTTGGCCACAGCTGCCCGTGGTATTGCTGAGGTAATTACCCATCACTATACCCAAAACATCGATTTACGCGATGCAAAAACGGTGCTGTCCAATAGTGGTACCGCTATTATGGGCTCTGCCACCGCTTCAGGTTCTTCAAGGGCCAACGAGGCGATCATGAGTGCACTGGATTCGCCGTTGTTAAATGATAATAAGATTACCGGGGCGAAAAATGTGCTATTACTTATTGTTTCCGGTTCTCAGGAAATTACGATAGACGAAATTGGAGAGATCAACGATCATATACAAAATGAAGCCGGCTTTGGGGCTAACATCATTATGGGTGTTGGTGAAGATGAAGGGCTAGGAGAGGCAATCGCTGTAACAGTGATTGCAACGGGTTTTAATATAGATCAACAGGATGATATTGTAAATACGGAAACAAAGAAAATCATTCATACGTTAGAAGATGAACAAAAAGCAGAACAAGTTCTGACTTCAAAGCAGGTTGTTCACCAGTTGGTCGAGGAAGTAGAGGAGATTAAACCTGTGGCCGTTAAAAAAGAAGAAGTACAACAAAAATCCAATATGGATCTGATACCGACATCCAATTATATAAAAAACTTCAATGTGTTTTATGAGGAGGTGATCGCAGAACCGGCTGATAATGATTTTATTTTTATCAATGCAACAGAAGAAATAAGGGATATTGATGTAGTAGATCCGACCGTTGTACCTAATAAGGCAATTGCGGAAGATCAATTTGAATTTAGTTTTGATATGCCCTTGGCTAAAAAGCCAGTAGAGGAAGAGGAAGAACAGCATACCATTACTTTCGACCTAGAGGAAGAAGTGAAGGAAATGAAGGTGAGAGATCACGTAGAGGTAGTTCCAGTTTTGGAATATAATAAAAACGGGGAAAAACGCTACAGTTTGGATGATTACATGGAACTGGAGGACAAGCTTACAGGAGCCAAATCCAAGTCCGATAAATCTGATTCCCTTCCTGTAGATGAAGAATTGGTTTTTAGAAGAAAAACAGTTGAAGAGGAGGCCCCAGCACCAGTTAGAGCTCGGCCAGAGGAAATAGACCCTATAAACACCCCTTTGGAGTCTCTTTTAAAGGAGCGTGCCGATGAGCGCCGGAGGAAATTGAAGGATTTTAATTATAAATTCCAGAACAGCCTTAACAATCTAGAGGAAATATCCAAACAACCAGCCTATAAGCGGCAGGGGATTAACTTAAACGATAATCCAAGGGAGAATAAGGTGTCTAGGATGAGTTTGGGAGAAGACAGTAATGATGATATCCAATTGCGATCCAATAACTCTTATTTGCACGACAATGTAGATTAA
- the ftsA gene encoding cell division protein FtsA yields MEEGNYSVGLDIGTTKIVAIIGKENEYGKIEILGIGRSKSLGVHRGVVNNITQTIKSIQQAVDQAEANSGLKISSVVVGIAGQHIRSLQHSDYITRAKSEDVINEDDVDKLCNQVYKLVMLPGEEIIHVLPQEFKVDGQAEIKQPMGMYGGRLEANFHVVVGQVSSIRNVGRCIKSAGLNLANITLEPLASANAVLSQEEKEAGVALIDIGGGTTDLAIFKDGIIRHTAVIPFGGNVITEDIKEGCSIIEKQAELLKIKFGSAWPGENKDNEIVSIPGLRGREPKEITLKNLSKIIHARVVEIVEQVYVEIKNYGHEEQKKKLIGGIVLTGGGSQLKHLKQLVEYITGMDTRIGYPNEHLAGDSDEEIASPLYATAVGLLMNSVQNKPKVIREQQTEEANEGTDSKSKEQENPIKTKPVVKKERSTIFDKWFERFKDFLDNAE; encoded by the coding sequence ATGGAAGAAGGTAATTATTCAGTTGGGTTGGATATAGGGACCACAAAAATTGTGGCCATTATTGGAAAGGAGAATGAATACGGCAAGATAGAGATTTTGGGTATTGGTAGGTCTAAAAGTTTGGGCGTACACCGCGGGGTAGTGAACAATATTACACAAACTATAAAATCCATACAGCAGGCCGTGGATCAGGCCGAGGCCAATTCTGGCTTAAAAATCAGTTCTGTGGTGGTTGGTATAGCTGGTCAGCATATAAGGAGTTTGCAGCATAGTGATTATATCACAAGGGCAAAATCGGAGGATGTGATCAACGAAGATGATGTTGATAAGCTTTGTAATCAAGTATATAAGCTAGTAATGTTACCTGGAGAAGAAATTATCCATGTACTGCCCCAAGAATTTAAGGTAGATGGGCAGGCGGAGATAAAACAGCCTATGGGAATGTACGGGGGTAGGTTAGAAGCTAATTTTCACGTAGTGGTTGGGCAAGTTTCTTCTATTCGAAACGTGGGCAGATGTATAAAAAGTGCTGGCCTCAATTTGGCCAATATTACGTTGGAACCCTTGGCATCTGCCAATGCGGTTTTAAGTCAGGAAGAAAAGGAAGCTGGAGTGGCCTTGATTGATATAGGTGGAGGTACCACGGACCTTGCAATATTTAAAGATGGAATTATTCGCCATACGGCAGTTATTCCTTTTGGCGGTAATGTAATTACAGAAGATATAAAGGAAGGTTGCTCTATTATAGAAAAACAGGCTGAACTATTAAAAATTAAATTTGGATCCGCTTGGCCGGGGGAGAACAAGGATAATGAAATTGTATCCATACCCGGATTAAGGGGTAGGGAGCCCAAGGAAATTACCTTGAAAAATCTCTCAAAAATTATTCACGCACGTGTAGTGGAGATTGTGGAGCAGGTTTATGTAGAGATAAAAAATTACGGGCACGAGGAACAAAAGAAAAAATTGATCGGTGGAATTGTACTTACTGGTGGAGGTAGTCAGCTGAAGCATTTAAAGCAGTTGGTAGAGTATATCACCGGTATGGATACCAGAATTGGATATCCTAATGAGCATTTGGCGGGCGATTCTGATGAGGAAATTGCCAGCCCATTGTATGCTACCGCAGTTGGTCTTTTAATGAATTCGGTGCAGAACAAGCCGAAGGTGATAAGAGAGCAGCAAACAGAGGAAGCAAATGAGGGTACAGATAGCAAGTCTAAGGAACAGGAGAATCCCATCAAGACAAAACCTGTTGTAAAAAAGGAACGAAGTACCATTTTTGATAAATGGTTTGAAAGGTTCAAAGATTTTTTGGATAATGCAGAATAA
- a CDS encoding cell division protein FtsQ/DivIB, with protein sequence MRLNLNFLKIGVLLLVVMGLYAFSNARNGQKRIGNVQIEFVGDQNLYMTQETVDKLLIQSYGDLTNLTKENIVLNTIEKAIEANEMVKKAQVYLTVNGDLVAKVAQRKPIARVEGSAKYYLDEDGEHMPFSRHHSARVPLITGNINDTSLKDVYRILTYSNTDEFLKKNIIGVHITGEQKYLLNFRMENFVVDLGGVEGLEKKFSNFRAFYVKAYKDKSLNDYHTVSLAFNNQVVCTKN encoded by the coding sequence ATGAGGCTAAATCTAAATTTCCTAAAAATAGGAGTCTTGTTACTGGTTGTAATGGGGCTTTATGCGTTTTCAAATGCTAGGAATGGCCAAAAAAGGATTGGAAATGTTCAAATAGAGTTTGTAGGGGATCAAAACCTATATATGACCCAAGAAACGGTTGATAAATTGTTAATACAAAGTTATGGCGACCTGACAAACTTGACCAAAGAAAATATAGTTTTGAATACAATAGAAAAAGCGATCGAGGCCAATGAAATGGTTAAAAAAGCTCAGGTTTACCTTACGGTAAACGGGGACCTTGTTGCTAAGGTTGCACAGCGGAAGCCAATAGCAAGAGTAGAAGGGAGTGCAAAATACTATTTAGATGAAGATGGGGAACATATGCCTTTTTCTAGGCATCACTCTGCCAGAGTGCCATTGATTACGGGAAATATAAATGATACATCCCTAAAAGATGTATATAGGATTTTAACATACAGCAATACAGACGAATTCCTGAAAAAGAATATTATAGGGGTTCATATTACCGGGGAGCAAAAATACCTGCTAAATTTTAGGATGGAGAATTTTGTGGTTGATCTTGGAGGTGTGGAGGGTTTGGAAAAAAAGTTCAGCAATTTTAGGGCTTTTTATGTAAAGGCGTATAAGGATAAATCGTTGAACGATTATCATACAGTGAGTTTAGCATTTAACAACCAGGTAGTGTGTACCAAAAATTAA
- the murC gene encoding UDP-N-acetylmuramate--L-alanine ligase: protein MNIKDIHNVYFIGIGGIGMSALARYFKFIGKAVAGYDKTSTPLTEDLMSHGIDVHYQDDLGLISKDYLDPEKTLVVYTPAVPTDHQEYIYFVNNGFQVKKRSEVLGMITKDTFCFAVAGTHGKTTTSSILAHILKETGTPLTAFLGGISEDFNSNFLLEGTAYSVVEADEFDRSFLRLSPTIACITSMDADHLDIYGNKEELEKSFRDFVGRIKPNGKLFVRNGLPLEGITYGIEDDSDYCIVNLRIEKGSYLFDIRTPDSTVKEVRFNKPGHHNLLNGLVAFAMATQAGAPLGSLADALATFKGVQRRFSYQIKTEKFTYIDDYAHHPTEIDAVYQAVSEMHPGKRVLVVFQPHLFSRTRDFIEDFAISLSKFDSVLLLDIYPAREKPIEGVTSQWLLDKIEGANKKLIDKSGLIAEIKSQNPEVLVTIGAGDIGLEVQKIKKELQ from the coding sequence ATGAATATAAAAGATATACATAACGTCTACTTTATTGGAATAGGTGGCATAGGTATGTCTGCCCTTGCCAGATATTTTAAATTTATTGGGAAGGCTGTGGCTGGATACGACAAAACAAGTACTCCATTGACCGAGGACTTAATGTCGCACGGAATCGATGTACATTATCAGGATGATCTTGGTTTGATTTCCAAGGATTATTTGGATCCAGAAAAAACGCTTGTGGTTTATACCCCTGCGGTACCTACAGATCATCAAGAGTACATTTATTTTGTCAACAATGGCTTTCAGGTAAAAAAACGTTCAGAGGTGTTGGGGATGATTACAAAGGATACCTTTTGTTTTGCAGTTGCCGGAACCCATGGAAAAACGACTACTTCCAGTATTTTGGCACATATTTTAAAAGAGACTGGAACGCCATTGACTGCTTTTTTGGGAGGTATATCGGAAGATTTTAACAGTAATTTTTTGCTCGAAGGTACGGCGTATTCAGTAGTTGAAGCGGATGAGTTTGATCGCTCTTTTCTCCGCCTGTCCCCTACAATTGCCTGTATAACTTCTATGGATGCGGATCATTTGGACATCTATGGAAATAAGGAGGAATTGGAAAAATCCTTTAGGGATTTTGTAGGTAGGATAAAACCTAACGGTAAGTTGTTTGTGCGCAACGGTTTGCCTCTTGAAGGAATTACTTATGGCATTGAGGACGATTCGGATTATTGTATTGTTAATTTGAGAATAGAAAAGGGTAGTTATCTTTTCGATATTCGGACCCCAGATTCAACGGTTAAGGAAGTGCGATTCAATAAGCCTGGGCATCATAATTTGTTGAACGGATTGGTAGCTTTTGCAATGGCAACACAAGCAGGGGCACCTTTAGGTTCATTAGCAGATGCCTTGGCCACCTTCAAGGGGGTGCAAAGAAGGTTTTCATATCAGATCAAAACGGAAAAATTTACATATATAGATGATTACGCCCATCATCCCACAGAGATAGATGCAGTATATCAAGCGGTTTCAGAAATGCATCCCGGTAAAAGGGTGTTAGTGGTCTTTCAGCCACATTTATTTTCTAGGACCAGAGATTTTATTGAGGATTTTGCTATTAGCCTATCCAAATTTGATAGTGTATTGCTTTTAGATATTTACCCTGCCAGGGAAAAACCAATTGAAGGAGTTACTTCCCAATGGTTGCTAGATAAAATAGAAGGAGCAAATAAGAAGCTAATTGATAAGAGTGGATTGATCGCGGAGATAAAATCTCAAAACCCCGAGGTGCTGGTAACCATTGGGGCAGGTGATATAGGATTGGAAGTGCAAAAAATTAAAAAAGAGTTACAATGA
- the murG gene encoding undecaprenyldiphospho-muramoylpentapeptide beta-N-acetylglucosaminyltransferase: MDNYRFILSGGGTGGHIYPAIAIANELKVRYPDAEFLFVGAKDRMEMEKVPQAGYKIEGLWISGLQRKLSLTNLMFPFKVISSLMKAAEIVKRFRPHVVVGTGGFASGPMLRVAAGKGIPCLLQEQNSYAGITNKLLANKVRKICVAYDGMEAFFPAQKIVKTGNPVRSDLVSIGTDASEAIAFFQLQPGKNIVLVLGGSLGARRINELIAEKLPLFKSMGIQLIWQCGKLYYDEYIKHESEAVRVFSFINRMDLAYSAAGIIISRAGAGAVSELSIVGKPVVFIPSPNVAEDHQTKNANSLAVVDAAILIKEKDLEAEFDTVFSRLVESKEYREELGNNIKKLAMPNAANDIVNEIEKLLK; this comes from the coding sequence GTGGACAATTATAGATTTATTCTTTCTGGTGGGGGTACGGGCGGACATATTTATCCGGCAATCGCGATTGCCAATGAGTTAAAGGTTCGCTATCCGGATGCAGAGTTTTTGTTCGTCGGAGCAAAAGATAGGATGGAAATGGAAAAAGTGCCACAGGCGGGATATAAAATTGAAGGTCTATGGATTAGTGGCTTACAGCGGAAGCTGAGCCTGACTAATTTAATGTTTCCTTTTAAAGTAATCAGTAGTTTGATGAAAGCAGCAGAAATAGTAAAAAGGTTTCGACCCCATGTAGTGGTGGGGACTGGTGGTTTTGCCAGTGGCCCAATGTTGAGGGTGGCTGCGGGGAAGGGGATTCCCTGTCTCTTGCAGGAACAGAATTCCTATGCTGGGATTACCAACAAGCTACTTGCCAATAAGGTCAGGAAAATTTGTGTGGCCTATGACGGGATGGAAGCGTTTTTTCCAGCTCAAAAAATAGTGAAAACTGGAAACCCAGTAAGGAGTGACCTAGTTTCAATTGGGACGGATGCGTCCGAAGCGATAGCGTTTTTTCAGCTTCAGCCAGGTAAAAATATCGTTTTGGTTCTCGGCGGGAGTTTGGGAGCAAGACGGATAAATGAATTGATAGCGGAAAAATTGCCACTATTTAAAAGTATGGGGATTCAGCTGATATGGCAATGTGGAAAGTTGTACTATGATGAATATATAAAGCATGAAAGCGAAGCGGTGAGGGTCTTCTCCTTTATCAATAGGATGGACCTTGCTTATAGCGCGGCAGGTATTATTATCTCTAGGGCAGGGGCAGGTGCTGTTTCGGAATTGAGCATTGTGGGTAAGCCAGTAGTATTTATACCTTCTCCGAATGTTGCCGAAGATCATCAAACAAAAAATGCCAATTCATTGGCCGTAGTAGATGCAGCAATCTTGATAAAAGAAAAGGATTTAGAGGCTGAATTTGATACTGTGTTTTCCCGTTTGGTGGAATCCAAGGAATATAGGGAAGAGCTGGGGAATAATATTAAAAAATTAGCCATGCCCAACGCAGCAAATGATATCGTAAACGAAATAGAGAAATTATTAAAATAA
- a CDS encoding FtsW/RodA/SpoVE family cell cycle protein, with amino-acid sequence MLGLLKNINGDKAIWAVVALLSLFSFLPVYSASSNLVYVVGNGTSIGYLVKHAILLLMGFGIIFGVHRIPTHFFKGLSLIAMPIVLLLLLYTMAQGNVIEGANASRWIQIPIVGFTFQTSNLAAVVLMIYVARYLTKIKDRTITFKESILPLWLPVFLVIILILPANFSTAAIIFSMVLLLCFLGGYPFKYLLGIVGAGILGLTLFILIAKAAPDLFPNRVDTWISRIENFTNPEDTEADYQIEKAKIAIATGGIMGNGAGKSVMKHSLPQSSSDFIYAIIVEEYGLVGGFVLMFFYMLLLFRIVVVSNGASTVFGKLLVLGVGLPIVFQALINMAVAVELFPVTGQTLPLISSGGTSSWMTCLAIGIILSASNKNTPKESEAIDADNPLEILSGQL; translated from the coding sequence GTGCTGGGACTCTTAAAAAATATTAATGGGGATAAGGCTATTTGGGCAGTGGTTGCCCTATTGTCCTTATTTTCTTTTTTGCCGGTCTACAGTGCCAGTAGTAATTTGGTATATGTGGTGGGCAACGGGACCTCTATTGGATATTTGGTAAAACATGCTATCCTATTGCTTATGGGGTTTGGAATAATTTTTGGAGTCCACCGGATACCTACCCACTTTTTTAAAGGCTTGTCCTTGATCGCCATGCCTATAGTATTGCTTTTATTGCTGTACACCATGGCACAGGGAAATGTGATAGAAGGGGCCAATGCCAGTAGATGGATTCAAATCCCCATAGTTGGATTTACCTTTCAGACTTCCAACTTAGCAGCGGTAGTATTAATGATATATGTGGCGCGGTACCTGACCAAGATTAAGGACCGGACCATTACTTTTAAGGAGAGCATATTGCCACTGTGGCTGCCTGTTTTTTTGGTGATTATACTCATCTTACCGGCAAATTTTTCCACCGCAGCAATTATTTTTTCCATGGTATTGTTATTGTGTTTTCTAGGAGGATACCCCTTTAAATATCTATTGGGTATCGTTGGAGCTGGTATTTTGGGATTAACGCTATTTATCCTTATTGCAAAGGCGGCACCAGATCTGTTCCCGAACCGTGTGGATACCTGGATAAGTAGGATAGAAAATTTCACTAACCCCGAAGATACTGAGGCCGATTATCAGATTGAAAAGGCGAAAATTGCCATTGCAACAGGTGGTATTATGGGTAATGGTGCTGGAAAGAGTGTTATGAAACATAGTTTACCACAGAGCTCTTCAGATTTTATCTATGCCATTATCGTGGAAGAATATGGTTTGGTAGGCGGCTTTGTATTGATGTTTTTTTATATGCTGCTCTTGTTTAGAATTGTGGTCGTGTCCAATGGTGCATCCACTGTTTTTGGGAAATTATTGGTATTGGGAGTAGGGCTCCCAATCGTGTTTCAAGCCTTGATTAATATGGCTGTAGCGGTGGAGCTTTTTCCGGTAACCGGACAGACCTTGCCATTGATAAGTAGTGGAGGAACCTCTAGTTGGATGACCTGTTTGGCAATTGGGATCATTCTTAGTGCCAGTAATAAAAATACGCCTAAGGAATCCGAGGCAATAGATGCAGATAACCCTTTAGAAATATTAAGTGGACAATTATAG
- the murD gene encoding UDP-N-acetylmuramoyl-L-alanine--D-glutamate ligase produces the protein MGRLVILGGGESGVGTAILAKKEGFDVFVTDKGNIKEKYKNVLNHFEINWEDQQHTESKILNADLVMKSPGIPETIPLVVAIRKAGISVVSEIEFASRYSNANIIGITGSNGKTTTTMLAYHVLKEAGLHVGMAGNIGDSYAKMVAENSFDHYVLEISSFQLDDIVQFRPHIAIITNITPDHLDRYDYQFEKYIASKFNITKNQTEEDYLIYDADDEVIVERLRTNPVRSKLLPFSIEKKLSEGAFIENGKIIIKIQNNTIEMSTETLALEGKHNLKNTMAASTAAKLISIRKDTIRRSIENFQGVEHRLEKVLKIHHVQYINDSKATNVNAAYYALDSMKSPTVWIVGGVDKGNDYKQLMSLVREKVKAIICLGTDNSKIKDVFGNVVDLIVETYDMEQAVKVAYKIAERGDTVLLSPACASFDLFENYEDRGNQFKEAIKKL, from the coding sequence ATGGGTAGGTTGGTGATATTAGGTGGGGGAGAAAGCGGTGTAGGAACCGCAATATTGGCAAAAAAAGAAGGCTTTGATGTTTTTGTTACCGATAAGGGAAACATCAAGGAAAAATATAAAAACGTTCTAAATCATTTTGAGATCAATTGGGAAGATCAGCAGCATACGGAGTCTAAGATTCTAAATGCAGATCTGGTTATGAAGAGCCCAGGTATTCCAGAGACCATTCCATTGGTTGTTGCTATAAGGAAGGCAGGTATTTCCGTTGTTTCGGAAATAGAGTTTGCTTCTAGATATTCCAACGCTAATATCATTGGTATTACGGGTAGTAATGGAAAAACCACGACTACCATGCTTGCTTACCATGTTTTAAAGGAAGCTGGATTGCATGTGGGGATGGCGGGGAACATTGGGGATAGTTATGCTAAAATGGTGGCCGAAAATAGCTTTGACCACTATGTGTTGGAGATAAGCAGTTTTCAATTGGATGATATCGTTCAATTTAGACCGCACATTGCAATCATTACCAATATAACTCCAGACCATTTGGATAGGTATGATTACCAATTTGAAAAATATATAGCGTCTAAATTCAATATAACAAAGAATCAGACGGAGGAAGATTATTTAATATACGATGCAGATGATGAAGTAATTGTAGAGAGGTTGAGGACCAACCCAGTGAGATCAAAATTATTGCCCTTTTCCATAGAAAAAAAGTTATCGGAAGGGGCGTTTATCGAGAATGGAAAAATAATTATTAAAATACAAAATAACACTATAGAGATGAGTACAGAAACTTTAGCCTTGGAGGGTAAGCACAACTTGAAGAATACCATGGCAGCTTCCACAGCGGCTAAATTAATCAGCATCCGAAAGGATACTATACGTCGCAGTATAGAGAACTTTCAGGGAGTAGAGCATAGGTTGGAGAAGGTGCTTAAAATTCACCATGTACAATATATTAACGATTCCAAGGCAACCAATGTAAATGCGGCTTATTATGCGCTGGACAGTATGAAAAGTCCTACTGTTTGGATTGTTGGAGGCGTAGATAAGGGAAATGATTACAAGCAGTTGATGTCTTTGGTGCGCGAAAAAGTAAAGGCGATTATATGTTTGGGGACAGATAATTCAAAGATAAAGGATGTTTTTGGCAATGTAGTGGACCTGATAGTGGAAACCTATGATATGGAGCAGGCTGTAAAGGTGGCCTATAAGATTGCCGAGCGAGGGGATACGGTTTTATTATCGCCTGCTTGTGCCAGTTTTGATTTGTTTGAAAATTATGAGGATAGGGGAAATCAGTTTAAAGAAGCAATAAAAAAATTATAA
- the mraY gene encoding phospho-N-acetylmuramoyl-pentapeptide-transferase encodes MLYYLFEYLDKEHDLIGAGLFQYLSFRASLAVLLSLLIATVYGKKIIGFLQKQQIGETIRDLGLDGQQQKAGTPTMGGLIIILATLIPVLLFAELGNVYVQLLIVTMLWMGAIGFLDDYIKIFKKDKEGLKGRFKVLGQVVLGLIVGATLYFHPEVTMKERAHTVIVENVQGVPKLGAEIKSIKTTVPFIKNNELDYTSFISWMGAGAKDYAWLIFIPIIIIIVTAVSNGANLTDGIDGLAAGTSAIIVVTLMIFTWISGNIIFSNYLDIMFIPRVGELVVFTAAFAGALVGFLWYNAYPATVFMGDTGSLTIGGVIAVIAIIIRKELLIPVLCGIFFAESISVMLQVGYFKYTKKRFGVGKRIFLMAPLHHHYQKKGYHESKIVTRFWVVGILLAVLTIVTLKLR; translated from the coding sequence ATGTTGTATTATTTGTTCGAATATTTAGATAAAGAACACGACCTAATAGGAGCGGGACTCTTCCAGTACCTCTCCTTTCGCGCTTCCTTGGCGGTTTTGCTGTCGTTGCTGATTGCGACGGTCTATGGAAAGAAAATTATAGGGTTTCTACAGAAGCAGCAGATCGGTGAAACTATTCGGGATCTTGGTCTTGATGGGCAGCAGCAAAAGGCTGGTACTCCTACTATGGGAGGACTTATCATTATTTTGGCTACCCTAATTCCCGTGCTCCTATTTGCCGAACTGGGAAATGTGTACGTTCAATTGTTGATAGTTACTATGCTGTGGATGGGTGCTATTGGATTTTTGGACGATTATATAAAAATATTTAAGAAAGATAAGGAAGGATTAAAGGGGAGGTTTAAGGTTTTGGGTCAGGTAGTATTGGGCCTTATTGTAGGTGCTACCCTGTACTTTCATCCAGAGGTGACCATGAAGGAAAGGGCTCATACAGTAATCGTTGAGAATGTGCAGGGAGTGCCAAAGCTGGGGGCAGAAATAAAATCGATTAAAACAACCGTGCCCTTTATTAAGAATAATGAGCTTGATTATACCAGTTTTATTTCTTGGATGGGTGCTGGGGCAAAAGATTACGCTTGGTTGATATTTATACCTATCATAATTATTATAGTAACTGCCGTATCTAATGGAGCCAATCTTACGGATGGTATAGATGGATTGGCGGCAGGGACATCGGCCATTATAGTGGTGACTCTTATGATTTTCACTTGGATTTCCGGGAATATAATTTTCTCCAATTATTTAGATATCATGTTTATTCCACGAGTGGGTGAACTGGTAGTTTTTACCGCCGCATTTGCAGGTGCCTTGGTAGGGTTTTTATGGTATAATGCCTATCCTGCCACTGTTTTTATGGGAGATACTGGTAGCCTCACCATTGGTGGTGTTATAGCGGTAATTGCTATAATTATCAGGAAAGAACTCCTTATTCCTGTGTTGTGCGGGATTTTCTTTGCCGAATCTATTTCGGTGATGTTGCAAGTGGGGTATTTTAAATACACCAAGAAAAGATTTGGAGTAGGGAAGCGCATTTTTCTAATGGCACCTCTGCATCATCATTATCAGAAGAAAGGATATCATGAGAGTAAAATTGTCACCCGGTTTTGGGTGGTGGGTATTCTTTTAGCAGTACTAACCATAGTAACCTTAAAATTGAGGTAA